The Sinorhizobium fredii USDA 257 region CGCCGACGCCTGCCGGCGGGATCGGGCCCCCCGTCGGCTCTGCTGCCGGACGGGTCTGGTCGACGGCGATCGCACCGTCCATCGCTGCCGGGCGTTCGGGGAAGGCTGCCGGATCACCGAAACCGTCGGGCAAAGCCTCGCCGCCGGCGACGGGACTGCCCTCGTCGAAGACCGGCTGGACGCCGGTCGTGCCGAAGAGCGGCGAGGGCGAAAGCCCCTCATGCGCTGCCGCCATGAAATCGTGCCAGGCCTTGGCCGGCAGCCCGCCGCCGGTGACCTTCTTCATCGACTTGCCGTCGTCGTTGCCGAACCAGACGCCCGTCGTCAGGTTGGACGTGTAGCCGACAAAGAGCGCGTCGCGGAAAGATTGCGTCGTGCCGGTCTTGCCGGCCGCTTCCCAGTCTGGCAGGCGCGCCTTCCTGCCGGTGCCGTCAGTCAGCACCCGCACCATCATCCGGTTCATCTCGCTGACGATCGCCGGATCGAGCACGCGCGGCGGGTTGTCATAGGTATTCTCGTAGAGCACCGTGCCGTCGGCGGTGGAGATGCGGCGGATGACATGCGGTGTCGCCTTGAAACCGCCGTTCATGAAGGGCGCATAAGACGAAGTGAGCTCGACGAGGCTGACTTCCGACGTGCCGAGCGCGATCGAGGCGTTCGCCTGCATCTCGGAATCGATCCCCAGCCGATGCGCCAGCTTGACGACATTCGGCGGCCCCACCTCCATGACGAGCTGGGCGGCGATGGTGTTCAGCGAGTTGGCCAGCGCATCGGCAAGCGTCACCTCGCCGCGATATTTCTGGTCGTAGTTCTCCGGCGTCCAGTTGCCGATCCGGACCGGCGCGTCATTGCGCACCGACATCGGCGTGCGGCCGATCTCGAGCGCCGCTGCATAGACGAAGGGCTTGAAGGCGGAGCCCGGCTGGCGCTTCGCCTTCGAGGCGCGGTCGAACTGGCTCTCCGCATAGTCCCTGCCGCCGACCAGCGCCCGTATCGCGCCGGTGCCGTCGATCGAGACGAGCGCCGCCTGCGAGGCGTTGAGCTTGCCGCCCTCCTCCTCGAGTGATGCGGCGAGCACCTCTTCGGCCTTCTTCTCGAGCGACAGATCGATGGTGGTGTCGACGATCAGGTCTTGGCTGACCTCGCCGATCATGCCGGGAAGCTGGTCCATCACCATGTCGGCGACATAGTGCTCGGCGCCCGACCAGAAGCTTTTCGCCCGCGTCGGCGTCTGCGACATCGCCGTCTTGATCTCGGCATCGGTGACGAAGCCTTCCTCGCGCATGGCGCCGAGCACCACCTGCGCGCGCGCCTCGGCCGCTTCAGGATCACGCGCCGGCGAAAGCCGCGAAGGTGCCTTCAACAGGCCGGCGAGTACCGCCGCTTCGCCGAGATTGACGTCGCGCGCCGACTTGTTGAAGTAGCGCCTGGACGCCGCCTCGACGCCATAGGCGTTCGAGCCGAAGAAGACGCGGTTGAGATACATCGCCAGGATCTGATCCTTGGTGTATTTCTGCTCCAGCCAGAAGGCGAGCAGCACTTCCTGCACCTTTCGTTCGAGCGTGCGCTCCGGCGACAGGAACAGATTCTTGGCAAGCTGCTGCGTCAGCGTCGAGCCGCCCTGGACCATGCGGCCGCTCGTCAGGTTGGTCAGCATGGCGCGCGCCAGCCCCAGCGGGTCGACACCGAAATGCGAGTAGAAGCGGCGGTCCTCAATGGCGATCACCGCCTGCGGGATGTATGGCGACATGTCTTCGAGCGCCAGCGCCTCGCCGCCGGTGGCGCCGCGATTGGCGACGATATCGCCGTTGACCGCGAGAATCTTGACGTTCGGCGGCCGTTCGGGGATAGACCAGCTCGTGGCGCTCGGCATGCGCGCGCCATAGTAGAGCACCAGCCCGCCGACGCCGATCGCGCCCCAGATGCCGAGCACGACGCACCAATAGGCAAGCCGCCGCACCGGAGCGAGGAAGCCGCCGCCGGACCCGCCTCTGCCGGTCAGCCTGCCGCGCGTCGCGCGCGCGCCTTTGGCGCTCGGCCGGGCCTGCTTGGCCTTGCGTCCGCCACCGATCACGCGATCGCTCGCCTCGACGCGTAGATCGTCGTCGTCATCGTAATCGCCGCCGAAGGA contains the following coding sequences:
- a CDS encoding transglycosylase domain-containing protein, which translates into the protein MASRKSGQRIEPSFGGDYDDDDDLRVEASDRVIGGGRKAKQARPSAKGARATRGRLTGRGGSGGGFLAPVRRLAYWCVVLGIWGAIGVGGLVLYYGARMPSATSWSIPERPPNVKILAVNGDIVANRGATGGEALALEDMSPYIPQAVIAIEDRRFYSHFGVDPLGLARAMLTNLTSGRMVQGGSTLTQQLAKNLFLSPERTLERKVQEVLLAFWLEQKYTKDQILAMYLNRVFFGSNAYGVEAASRRYFNKSARDVNLGEAAVLAGLLKAPSRLSPARDPEAAEARAQVVLGAMREEGFVTDAEIKTAMSQTPTRAKSFWSGAEHYVADMVMDQLPGMIGEVSQDLIVDTTIDLSLEKKAEEVLAASLEEEGGKLNASQAALVSIDGTGAIRALVGGRDYAESQFDRASKAKRQPGSAFKPFVYAAALEIGRTPMSVRNDAPVRIGNWTPENYDQKYRGEVTLADALANSLNTIAAQLVMEVGPPNVVKLAHRLGIDSEMQANASIALGTSEVSLVELTSSYAPFMNGGFKATPHVIRRISTADGTVLYENTYDNPPRVLDPAIVSEMNRMMVRVLTDGTGRKARLPDWEAAGKTGTTQSFRDALFVGYTSNLTTGVWFGNDDGKSMKKVTGGGLPAKAWHDFMAAAHEGLSPSPLFGTTGVQPVFDEGSPVAGGEALPDGFGDPAAFPERPAAMDGAIAVDQTRPAAEPTGGPIPPAGVGETTGATRRTTLFELLTGG